One part of the Haemophilus parainfluenzae genome encodes these proteins:
- the xthA gene encoding exodeoxyribonuclease III, which translates to MKFISFNINGLRARPHQLEAIIEKYQPDVIGLQEIKVADEDFPYAITENLGYHVFHHGQKGHYGVALLTKQEPKAVRRGFPTDNEDAQKRIIMADLETPFGLLTVINGYFPQGESRAHETKFPAKEKFYADLQRYLEQDHDKANPVLIMGDMNISPSDLDIGIGDENRKRWLRTGKCSFLSEEREWYQRLYDYGLEDTFRKLNPTVNDKFSWFDYRSKGFDDNRGLRIDHILVNRQLAERCVDVGIALDIRAMEKPSDHAPIWAEFK; encoded by the coding sequence ATGAAATTTATCTCTTTTAATATTAATGGCTTACGAGCTCGTCCTCATCAACTTGAAGCAATTATTGAAAAATACCAACCGGATGTGATTGGTTTACAAGAAATTAAAGTGGCGGATGAAGATTTTCCGTATGCAATTACCGAAAATCTGGGGTATCACGTTTTTCACCATGGACAAAAAGGGCATTACGGTGTCGCCCTGTTAACTAAACAAGAACCAAAAGCGGTGCGTCGTGGTTTTCCAACGGATAATGAAGATGCGCAAAAACGCATTATTATGGCGGATTTAGAAACACCATTTGGTTTGTTAACGGTAATCAATGGCTATTTCCCACAAGGCGAAAGTCGTGCACATGAAACCAAGTTTCCGGCAAAAGAAAAATTTTATGCGGATCTTCAACGCTATTTAGAACAAGATCACGATAAAGCCAATCCAGTGTTAATTATGGGAGATATGAATATTAGCCCAAGCGATTTAGATATTGGCATTGGCGATGAAAACCGCAAACGTTGGTTGCGTACTGGAAAATGTTCATTCTTGTCCGAAGAGCGAGAATGGTATCAACGCTTATACGATTATGGATTGGAAGACACGTTCCGCAAATTAAATCCAACGGTCAATGACAAGTTCTCGTGGTTTGATTATCGCTCAAAAGGTTTTGATGATAATCGTGGATTACGTATCGATCATATTTTAGTGAACCGTCAATTAGCAGAGCGTTGTGTTGATGTTGGCATTGCATTGGATATTCGTGCGATGGAAAAACCGTCAGATCACGCACCAATTTGGGCTGAATTTAAATAG
- a CDS encoding TIGR01619 family protein codes for MDMANWQNYRSQVNGMPAVFSANIENLDVYHGKHLSKVVQFTVPYQGDEDGLPNEDEYEKLINRLFKILAQLTALPNVFFAGHFICNHQAKMHFYCEHDSLLKETLQQLDFVSEINVQNDPNWDTYFDFLLASPLEMKLNATEEILSMLNSKGRNLSDIYLIEHTFHFDDEEKMFPFMDELTLGQVSFNTLKYSSQAIQTEEDEEPYFMVKLEQELSLDSNEIFQWVERFEKLAVEFSGDYIGWECDNLIDDHSVLN; via the coding sequence ATGGATATGGCAAATTGGCAGAATTATCGTTCACAAGTGAATGGTATGCCTGCCGTATTTAGTGCAAATATTGAAAATTTAGATGTTTACCATGGTAAACATCTTAGTAAGGTTGTGCAATTTACCGTGCCTTATCAAGGTGATGAGGACGGTTTGCCGAATGAAGACGAATATGAAAAATTGATTAATCGCCTTTTTAAAATCCTTGCACAATTGACCGCGCTTCCAAATGTATTCTTTGCCGGGCATTTTATTTGCAACCATCAGGCAAAAATGCATTTTTATTGTGAACATGATAGTTTGCTTAAAGAAACCCTTCAACAGCTTGATTTTGTTTCAGAAATCAATGTACAGAATGATCCTAATTGGGATACCTATTTTGATTTCTTATTGGCTTCACCATTAGAAATGAAATTAAATGCGACAGAAGAAATTTTGAGCATGCTGAATAGCAAAGGGCGTAATTTAAGCGACATTTATTTGATCGAACATACTTTCCATTTTGATGACGAAGAGAAAATGTTTCCTTTTATGGATGAATTGACGCTCGGACAAGTGTCTTTTAACACGCTGAAATATTCTAGCCAAGCGATTCAAACAGAAGAAGATGAAGAACCTTACTTTATGGTGAAATTGGAGCAAGAACTTTCATTAGACAGTAATGAGATCTTCCAGTGGGTAGAGCGCTTTGAAAAGCTAGCCGTAGAATTTTCAGGCGATTATATTGGTTGGGAGTGCGATAATTTAATCGACGACCATTCAGTGCTAAATTAG
- the uvrB gene encoding excinuclease ABC subunit UvrB, producing MAEKINTKPFILHSDFKPSGDQPQAIEKLVENLEDGLAHQTLLGVTGSGKTFTIANVIATLNRPAMLLVPNKTLAAQLYAEMKAFFPENAVEYFVSYYDYYQPEAYVPSSDTFIEKDASINDQIEQMRLSATKSFLERRDTIVVASVSAIYGLGDPDSYLKMMLHLQQGAIIDQRQILAKLAELQYTRNDQAFQRGTFRVRGEVIDIFPAESDDRAVRIELFDDEIERLSLFDPLTGTSFGAVPRFTVYPKTHYVTPRERILDAIEKIKAELVQRREYFIKEHKLLEEQRITQRTQFDIEMMNELGYCSGIENYSRYLSGRNEGEPPPTLFDYMPSDAILIIDESHVTVPQIGGMYRGDRSRKETLVEYGFRLPSALDNRPLRFEEFERLAPQTIYVSATPGPYELEKSGSEIVDQVVRPTGLLDPQIEIRPVSIQVDDLLSEARQRADKNERVLVTTLTKKMAEDLTDYLDEHGIRVRYLHSDIDTVERVEIIRDLRLGEFDVLVGINLLREGLDIPEVSLVAILDADKEGFLRSERSLIQTIGRAARNLNGKAILYADSITKSMEKAITETNRRREKQMKYNEEHGIVPQALNKKVGELLDIGQGANQKAKSKQRGKTAAEPTALYNAPKSAKEFQQQIKKLEQQMYKFAQDLEFEKAAAVRDQLHQLREKFMISE from the coding sequence ATGGCAGAGAAAATTAATACTAAGCCTTTTATCCTTCATTCTGATTTTAAACCTTCCGGTGATCAACCCCAAGCAATCGAAAAATTAGTTGAAAATTTAGAGGATGGTTTGGCCCATCAAACCCTTCTAGGGGTAACGGGGTCAGGCAAAACATTTACCATTGCAAATGTCATAGCGACATTAAATCGTCCAGCGATGTTACTTGTCCCAAATAAAACCCTCGCTGCTCAGCTTTATGCAGAAATGAAAGCATTCTTTCCTGAAAACGCAGTGGAATATTTCGTCTCATACTATGATTATTATCAGCCGGAAGCTTATGTACCGAGTAGTGATACCTTTATTGAGAAAGATGCTTCCATTAATGATCAAATTGAACAGATGCGTCTTTCTGCTACCAAGTCGTTCTTAGAGCGTCGAGATACTATCGTAGTGGCGTCCGTATCAGCGATTTATGGTTTGGGCGATCCAGATAGCTATTTGAAGATGATGTTGCATTTACAGCAAGGGGCCATTATCGATCAACGTCAGATTTTAGCGAAGTTAGCGGAATTACAATATACAAGAAACGATCAGGCTTTTCAGCGTGGTACATTCCGTGTGCGTGGCGAAGTGATTGATATTTTCCCTGCGGAATCTGACGATCGAGCGGTACGAATTGAGTTATTTGATGATGAAATTGAACGTTTAAGTTTATTTGATCCTTTAACGGGCACAAGTTTTGGCGCTGTTCCGCGTTTTACGGTGTATCCGAAAACCCACTATGTGACGCCAAGAGAGCGTATTTTAGATGCCATTGAAAAAATCAAAGCGGAGCTTGTGCAACGCCGTGAATATTTCATCAAGGAACATAAATTGCTGGAAGAACAGCGTATTACTCAGCGTACGCAATTTGATATTGAGATGATGAATGAGCTCGGTTATTGCTCAGGCATCGAAAACTATTCACGCTATCTTTCTGGCAGAAATGAGGGCGAACCGCCTCCGACATTATTTGATTATATGCCGTCTGATGCGATTTTGATTATTGATGAATCACACGTGACTGTGCCGCAAATTGGCGGGATGTATCGTGGTGACCGTTCTCGTAAAGAAACCTTGGTGGAATATGGTTTCCGTTTGCCTTCTGCATTGGATAACCGTCCATTACGCTTTGAAGAGTTTGAGCGTTTAGCGCCGCAGACCATTTACGTTTCTGCGACACCAGGGCCTTATGAGTTGGAAAAATCGGGCAGTGAAATTGTCGATCAGGTGGTACGTCCAACGGGATTGCTTGATCCACAAATTGAAATTCGTCCAGTATCCATTCAAGTAGATGATTTACTGTCTGAAGCGCGTCAAAGAGCGGATAAAAATGAGCGAGTTTTAGTAACGACGCTGACGAAGAAAATGGCGGAAGATTTAACGGATTACTTAGACGAGCACGGCATTCGTGTGCGTTATTTGCATTCAGATATTGATACGGTTGAGCGTGTAGAGATTATTCGTGATTTACGTTTAGGTGAATTCGATGTGTTGGTTGGCATCAACTTGTTACGTGAGGGCTTGGATATTCCTGAAGTTTCTCTTGTCGCCATTTTAGATGCGGATAAAGAAGGTTTCTTGCGTTCTGAGCGTTCCTTAATTCAAACCATCGGTCGTGCCGCTCGAAACTTGAATGGTAAAGCGATTTTGTATGCTGATAGCATTACTAAATCTATGGAAAAAGCCATTACCGAAACGAATCGCCGTCGTGAAAAACAAATGAAATACAATGAAGAGCATGGTATTGTTCCACAGGCATTGAATAAGAAAGTCGGCGAGTTGTTAGATATTGGTCAAGGTGCAAATCAAAAAGCGAAATCGAAACAGCGTGGAAAAACGGCAGCTGAACCGACCGCACTTTACAATGCACCTAAATCCGCCAAAGAATTCCAACAACAAATTAAGAAATTGGAACAACAAATGTATAAATTTGCTCAAGATCTCGAATTTGAAAAAGCCGCAGCAGTACGCGATCAGCTTCATCAATTAAGAGAGAAGTTTATGATATCGGAATAA
- a CDS encoding DegQ family serine endoprotease has translation MKKRNFVLTGIALGLSVFATSLSAQAAIPNEIVEQGSLAPMLEKAQAAVVTLSVEGKAKANSRSVLPDDIPEEFKFFFGDQFGEQFGGNRGSSRNFRGLGSGVIINADKGYVLTNNHVVDGADKITAKLQDGREFKAKLVGKDEQSDIALVQIEKPTNLTAIKMADSDKLRVGDFTVAIGNPFGLGQTVTSGIVSALGRSTGSDSGAYENYIQTDAAVNRGNSGGALLNLRGELIGINTAIISPSGGNAGIAFAIPSNQANNLVQQILEFGEVRRGLLGIKGGELNADLAKVFNVSAQQGAFVSEVIPNSAAEKAGLKAGDVITAMNGQKISSFAEMRAKIATSGVGKEIELTYLRDGKTENVKVTLQADDGTPTTSKTELPALDGATLNNYDVKGVKGVEISKVQPNSMAAQRGLKSGDIIIGINRQPIESTQDLRKALDEKPSAIALNILRGQNNFYLLVQ, from the coding sequence ATGAAGAAAAGAAATTTTGTATTAACCGGTATCGCATTAGGTTTAAGCGTATTTGCGACCTCTTTATCCGCTCAAGCAGCTATTCCGAATGAAATCGTAGAACAAGGCAGCCTTGCGCCAATGTTAGAAAAAGCGCAAGCAGCAGTCGTGACTCTTTCTGTTGAAGGCAAAGCAAAAGCAAACAGCCGTTCAGTATTACCTGATGATATTCCAGAAGAATTTAAATTTTTCTTTGGTGATCAATTTGGCGAACAATTTGGTGGAAACCGTGGCTCATCACGCAACTTCCGTGGTTTAGGTTCTGGCGTGATCATCAATGCAGATAAAGGCTATGTTTTAACTAACAATCACGTGGTAGATGGTGCGGATAAAATTACCGCAAAATTACAAGACGGACGTGAATTCAAAGCAAAACTCGTTGGAAAAGACGAACAATCTGATATCGCTTTAGTACAAATTGAAAAACCAACTAATCTTACTGCTATCAAAATGGCGGACTCCGATAAATTACGTGTCGGTGATTTTACTGTGGCTATCGGTAACCCATTTGGTTTAGGTCAAACTGTAACCTCTGGTATCGTTTCAGCACTTGGCCGCTCTACTGGTTCAGATAGCGGAGCGTATGAAAACTATATTCAAACCGATGCTGCGGTAAACCGTGGTAACTCTGGTGGTGCATTATTGAATTTACGAGGTGAATTAATTGGCATTAATACCGCAATTATTTCTCCAAGTGGCGGTAACGCTGGGATCGCCTTTGCAATTCCAAGCAACCAAGCCAACAATCTCGTTCAACAAATCTTAGAATTTGGTGAAGTACGCCGTGGTTTACTCGGTATTAAAGGTGGCGAATTAAATGCAGACTTGGCAAAAGTCTTTAATGTCAGTGCGCAACAAGGTGCTTTTGTGAGTGAAGTCATTCCAAATTCTGCTGCCGAAAAAGCGGGCTTAAAAGCGGGTGATGTGATTACCGCAATGAATGGTCAAAAAATCTCAAGCTTTGCCGAAATGCGTGCAAAAATCGCGACTTCTGGTGTTGGTAAAGAAATTGAGCTCACTTACTTACGAGATGGTAAAACTGAAAACGTAAAAGTGACCTTGCAAGCAGACGATGGTACACCAACAACAAGTAAAACCGAACTTCCTGCATTAGACGGTGCAACCTTAAACAACTATGATGTAAAAGGCGTGAAAGGTGTGGAAATTAGCAAAGTACAGCCAAATTCAATGGCAGCACAACGCGGCTTAAAATCAGGTGATATCATCATCGGCATCAACCGTCAGCCAATTGAAAGCACGCAAGACTTACGCAAAGCATTAGATGAAAAACCATCTGCCATTGCACTTAATATCTTACGTGGTCAAAACAACTTCTACTTATTAGTGCAATAA
- the aroG gene encoding 3-deoxy-7-phosphoheptulonate synthase AroG, whose amino-acid sequence MATKKEEIEVKVANDDTRIEKVDQVLPPIALLEKFPASEEAADLVHETRLHAHNIIHGKEDRLLVVIGPCSIHDPKAALDYAKRLKVLRDEYKDTLEVVMRVYFEKPRTTVGWKGLINDPYLNDTYRLNDGLRIARKLLSDINNLGVPSAGEFLDMITPQYVADFMSWGAIGARTTESQVHRELASGLSCAVGFKNGTNGGVKVALDAMGAAEASHYFLSVTKFGHSAIVSTKGNEDCHIILRGGDKGPNYKAEDVAKVCAEIEKSGRIPHVMVDFSHANSSKQFKKQMDVCEDVCQQIAGGSKQIFGVMVESHIVEGRQDLVDGKAHTYGQSITDACIGWEDTEIVLKQLSDAVAARRRVNN is encoded by the coding sequence ATGGCGACGAAGAAAGAAGAAATCGAAGTAAAAGTTGCAAATGATGATACCCGAATTGAAAAAGTCGATCAGGTATTACCTCCCATTGCCTTATTAGAAAAATTTCCTGCAAGTGAAGAAGCGGCAGATTTAGTTCATGAAACCCGTTTGCATGCGCACAATATTATTCATGGTAAAGAAGATCGTTTACTTGTAGTAATTGGCCCTTGTTCGATTCATGATCCTAAAGCCGCATTAGATTATGCTAAACGTTTAAAAGTATTACGTGATGAATATAAAGATACACTTGAAGTGGTGATGCGCGTTTACTTTGAAAAACCGCGTACAACAGTGGGTTGGAAAGGCTTAATTAATGATCCTTATTTAAATGATACATATCGTTTAAATGATGGTTTGCGTATTGCACGTAAATTATTATCTGACATCAATAACTTAGGCGTACCATCAGCAGGTGAGTTCTTAGATATGATCACACCACAATATGTAGCGGATTTCATGAGCTGGGGCGCAATTGGTGCGAGAACAACGGAATCTCAAGTTCACCGTGAATTAGCTTCAGGCTTATCTTGTGCGGTAGGCTTTAAAAATGGCACAAATGGTGGCGTAAAAGTAGCATTAGATGCAATGGGCGCGGCAGAAGCTTCGCATTACTTCTTATCTGTGACAAAATTTGGCCATTCGGCTATTGTTTCAACAAAAGGAAATGAAGACTGCCACATTATTTTACGTGGTGGGGATAAAGGTCCTAACTATAAAGCGGAAGACGTTGCAAAAGTTTGTGCAGAGATCGAAAAATCAGGTCGTATTCCACATGTCATGGTTGATTTTAGCCATGCAAATAGTAGCAAACAATTCAAAAAACAAATGGATGTTTGTGAAGATGTTTGCCAGCAAATTGCAGGTGGTTCAAAGCAGATCTTCGGTGTCATGGTAGAAAGTCATATTGTTGAAGGGCGTCAAGATTTAGTAGATGGTAAAGCGCATACTTACGGACAAAGTATCACTGATGCTTGCATCGGTTGGGAAGATACAGAAATCGTGTTAAAACAGTTATCTGATGCCGTAGCGGCTCGCCGCCGAGTAAATAACTAA